From a region of the Agromyces ramosus genome:
- a CDS encoding Lhr family ATP-dependent helicase, which yields MTQALDAFSPATRAWFTESFSEPTAVQRGAWEAIARGDHSLVVAPTGSGKTLAAFLWAIDRLHHEGADASTTGTRVVYLSPLKALGVDVERNLRAPLVGIARTAAAHGLEVPEVSVGVRSGDTPPAERRALVVHPPEILITTPESLYLMLTSAARETLRGVQTVIVDEIHALAGTKRGSHLALSLERLDELTAQPVQRIGLSATVRPHEEVARFLCGVRPVSIVAPPSGKRFDLRVTVPVDDLSDLAGQTGSGSVWPHVEEAILDEVLAHRSTIVFANSRRLAERLTARLNELWEERQQTAEEPTLAVVGAADRALPDAAASVRDIAAGPAPLAAGAAESPAPPRPPAEMPGGSGLTGGALPVLARSHHGSVSKEERALVEADLKSGRLRCVVATSSLELGIDMGAVDLVMQVEAPPSVASGLQRIGRAGHQVGEVSKGVIFPKHRADVLHSAVVAERMLGGAIEELRIPANPLDVLAQQTIAAAALDEWDVEAWFELVRRAAPFAALPRSAFDATLDLLAGRYPSDRFGELRPRLIWDRDAGTIVGRRGAQRLAVTSGGTIPDRGLFGVFMIGEAGPGRRVGELDEEMVYESRVGDVFALGATSWRIQEITHDRVLVSPAFGEPGRLPFWKGDGIGRPAELGAAIGGFIAELASAEASDALARSRAAGLDERAAANLVAFIDDQRTATRVVPDATNLVVERFRDELGDWRIVLHSPYGMRVHAPWALAIGTRVRERSGIDANAVASDDGIVLRMPDTGDEPPGAELFAFEPAELTELVTQNVGGSALFAARFRECAARALILPRINPGKRSPLWQQRQRAAQLLEVAREFPEFPIVLEAVRECLQDVYDLPALTRLAERIERRELRFVEVSTETPSPFASSLLFGYVGAFMYEGDAPLAERRAAALSLDPALLAELLGTVELRELLDPEVVAEVEQQLQRLHLDRRARGDEGVADLLRDLGPLTGDEVSARVDGETDAAVALEGLVRARRAATVRFAGESWFVAVEDVSRLRDALGVPIPPGLPEVFGEPVRDPLGDLVARYARTHGPFTATALAQRFGIGQVVASAALARLGGERRVVEGEFLPQGSGLEWCDSEVLRRIRRRSLAALRNEIEPVDPRDFARFLPGWQHVGARLRGIDGVAAVVEQLEGARIPASAWEAYVLPARVDDYRPGMLDELTSSGEVLWAGAGSLAGDDGWISLHLAETAALTLALPASAPLDPIETEIMAVLGGGGGYFFRQLVEAVGADDDRAVVDALWRLAWAGLVTNDTFAAVRGLLIGGGTHKTATPTPRARLRPGSLSRRSLAASMQSGRAATARANPPRAAGRWSVLPLASSAATPRAHAFGETLLERYGVVTRGSVVAEGVLGGFALAYRTLSGFEETGRVRRGYFIDGQGGAQFATSPAVDRLRAAPKGEAFALAATDPANPFGAALDWPEPVGEGAHRPARKSGAFVAMVDGEAVLYLERGGRTALVFSDDDEVLAAGAAALAAVLTRGRTEKLRVETVNGAAVFGSVLDRPLRAAGFRETPRGLRFDARG from the coding sequence ATGACGCAGGCGCTCGACGCGTTCTCGCCCGCGACGCGGGCGTGGTTCACCGAGTCCTTCAGCGAGCCCACGGCCGTGCAACGCGGAGCGTGGGAGGCGATCGCCCGCGGCGACCACTCGCTCGTCGTCGCCCCCACGGGCTCGGGCAAGACGCTGGCGGCGTTCCTCTGGGCGATCGACCGCCTCCATCACGAGGGCGCCGACGCGAGCACCACCGGCACGCGCGTCGTCTACCTGTCGCCGCTGAAGGCGCTCGGCGTCGACGTCGAGCGAAACCTCCGTGCCCCGCTCGTGGGCATCGCCCGCACGGCGGCGGCTCATGGGCTCGAGGTGCCCGAGGTCAGCGTGGGCGTGCGCTCGGGCGACACGCCTCCGGCCGAACGTCGTGCACTCGTCGTTCACCCGCCCGAGATCCTCATCACGACCCCCGAGTCGCTTTATCTCATGCTCACCTCGGCGGCACGCGAGACCCTGCGCGGCGTGCAGACCGTCATCGTCGACGAGATCCACGCGCTCGCTGGCACCAAGCGGGGCTCGCACCTCGCCCTCTCGCTCGAGCGGCTCGACGAGCTCACGGCGCAGCCGGTGCAGCGCATCGGCCTCTCGGCGACCGTGCGACCGCACGAAGAGGTGGCGCGCTTCCTCTGCGGCGTGCGCCCCGTCTCGATCGTGGCGCCCCCCTCGGGCAAGCGGTTCGACCTGCGGGTCACCGTGCCGGTCGACGACCTGTCCGACCTCGCCGGCCAGACCGGCTCCGGCTCCGTGTGGCCGCACGTCGAGGAGGCGATCCTCGACGAGGTGCTCGCGCACCGCTCGACCATCGTGTTCGCGAACTCGCGGCGGCTCGCCGAGCGGCTGACGGCACGGCTCAACGAGCTCTGGGAGGAGCGGCAGCAGACGGCTGAAGAGCCGACGCTCGCGGTGGTCGGCGCGGCCGATCGAGCTCTTCCCGATGCCGCGGCATCCGTCCGCGACATCGCCGCCGGGCCCGCGCCGCTCGCCGCCGGCGCCGCCGAGTCGCCCGCACCCCCTCGTCCGCCGGCCGAGATGCCCGGAGGCTCGGGCCTTACGGGCGGTGCGCTTCCCGTGCTCGCCCGCTCCCACCACGGCTCCGTCAGCAAGGAGGAACGCGCCCTCGTCGAGGCCGACCTCAAGTCCGGGCGCCTGCGCTGCGTCGTCGCGACGTCGAGCCTCGAACTCGGCATCGACATGGGCGCGGTCGACCTCGTGATGCAGGTCGAGGCCCCACCGTCGGTCGCGAGCGGACTCCAGCGCATCGGGCGGGCCGGCCACCAGGTCGGCGAAGTGTCGAAGGGCGTGATCTTCCCGAAGCACCGAGCCGACGTGCTGCACTCCGCCGTCGTGGCCGAACGCATGCTCGGCGGCGCCATCGAAGAGCTGCGCATCCCCGCGAATCCGCTCGACGTGCTCGCCCAGCAGACGATCGCGGCGGCCGCGCTCGACGAGTGGGACGTCGAGGCGTGGTTCGAGCTCGTGCGTCGAGCCGCTCCCTTCGCGGCGCTGCCGCGCTCGGCGTTCGATGCGACACTCGACCTGCTCGCGGGTCGCTATCCGTCCGACCGGTTCGGCGAGCTCCGCCCGCGTCTCATCTGGGACCGCGATGCCGGCACGATCGTCGGTCGCCGCGGCGCGCAGCGGTTGGCCGTCACGAGCGGCGGCACGATTCCCGATCGCGGGCTCTTCGGCGTCTTCATGATCGGCGAGGCCGGGCCGGGCCGCCGGGTCGGCGAGCTCGACGAGGAGATGGTCTACGAGTCGCGCGTCGGCGACGTGTTCGCGCTCGGGGCCACGAGCTGGCGCATCCAGGAGATCACCCACGACCGCGTGCTCGTCTCGCCGGCATTCGGGGAGCCAGGGCGGCTGCCCTTCTGGAAGGGCGACGGCATCGGTCGGCCCGCCGAGCTCGGGGCCGCCATCGGCGGCTTCATCGCCGAGCTCGCGAGCGCCGAGGCATCCGACGCCCTCGCCCGCAGCCGGGCCGCGGGCCTCGACGAGCGTGCCGCAGCCAACCTCGTGGCGTTCATCGACGACCAGCGCACCGCGACCAGGGTCGTGCCCGATGCCACGAACCTCGTCGTCGAGCGGTTCCGCGACGAGCTCGGCGACTGGCGCATCGTGCTGCACTCGCCCTATGGCATGCGGGTGCACGCGCCGTGGGCGCTCGCCATCGGCACGCGGGTGCGCGAGCGCAGCGGCATCGACGCCAACGCCGTCGCGAGCGACGACGGCATCGTGCTGCGCATGCCCGACACGGGCGACGAGCCGCCCGGCGCCGAGCTCTTCGCCTTCGAGCCGGCTGAGCTCACCGAGCTCGTGACCCAGAACGTCGGCGGGTCGGCACTGTTCGCGGCACGGTTCCGTGAGTGCGCCGCCCGTGCGCTCATCCTGCCCCGCATCAATCCCGGCAAGCGGTCGCCGCTCTGGCAGCAGCGCCAGCGCGCAGCGCAACTCCTCGAAGTGGCTCGCGAGTTCCCCGAGTTCCCGATCGTGCTCGAGGCGGTGCGCGAGTGCCTGCAAGACGTCTACGACCTGCCGGCGCTCACCCGGCTCGCCGAGCGCATCGAGCGGCGCGAGCTGCGGTTCGTCGAGGTGTCGACCGAGACGCCGAGCCCCTTCGCATCGAGCCTGCTCTTCGGCTACGTGGGCGCGTTCATGTACGAGGGCGACGCGCCGCTCGCCGAACGCCGCGCGGCGGCCCTCTCGCTCGACCCCGCGCTCCTCGCCGAGCTGCTCGGCACCGTCGAGCTCCGTGAGCTGCTCGATCCCGAGGTGGTGGCCGAGGTCGAGCAGCAGCTGCAGCGCCTGCACCTCGACCGCCGCGCCCGCGGCGACGAGGGCGTGGCCGACCTGCTTCGCGACCTCGGGCCGCTCACAGGCGACGAGGTGTCGGCGAGGGTCGACGGCGAGACCGATGCCGCGGTCGCGCTCGAGGGCCTCGTGCGCGCGCGCCGCGCGGCGACCGTGCGCTTCGCCGGCGAGTCGTGGTTCGTCGCCGTCGAAGACGTGAGCCGGCTTCGCGACGCCCTCGGCGTGCCGATCCCGCCCGGGCTGCCCGAGGTGTTCGGCGAGCCCGTGCGCGACCCGCTCGGCGACCTCGTCGCGCGGTATGCCCGTACCCACGGCCCGTTCACGGCTACCGCGCTCGCCCAGCGGTTCGGCATCGGGCAGGTCGTCGCGTCGGCCGCGCTGGCTCGGCTCGGTGGCGAGCGACGCGTCGTCGAAGGCGAGTTCCTCCCGCAGGGCTCGGGCCTCGAGTGGTGCGACAGCGAGGTGCTGCGGCGCATCCGGCGCCGGTCGCTCGCGGCGCTGCGCAATGAGATCGAGCCGGTCGACCCACGCGACTTCGCGCGATTCCTGCCGGGCTGGCAGCACGTCGGCGCGCGGCTCCGTGGCATCGACGGAGTCGCGGCCGTCGTCGAGCAGCTCGAGGGTGCGCGCATCCCGGCGTCGGCATGGGAGGCCTACGTGCTCCCCGCGCGAGTCGACGACTACCGTCCGGGCATGCTCGACGAGCTCACCTCGTCGGGCGAGGTGCTCTGGGCGGGCGCCGGGTCGCTCGCCGGCGACGACGGCTGGATCAGCCTGCACCTGGCCGAGACCGCGGCGCTCACGCTCGCGCTGCCCGCGTCGGCGCCGCTCGACCCCATCGAGACCGAGATCATGGCGGTGCTCGGCGGGGGTGGCGGGTACTTCTTCCGGCAGCTCGTCGAGGCTGTCGGCGCCGACGACGACCGCGCGGTGGTCGACGCGCTCTGGCGGCTCGCGTGGGCGGGGCTGGTGACGAACGACACCTTCGCCGCGGTGCGCGGCCTGCTCATCGGAGGTGGCACCCACAAGACCGCGACGCCCACCCCGCGCGCTCGACTGCGCCCGGGCTCGCTGTCGCGGCGTTCGCTCGCCGCGAGCATGCAGTCGGGGCGTGCGGCGACCGCTCGGGCGAACCCACCGCGTGCGGCCGGTCGCTGGTCGGTGCTCCCGCTCGCGAGCTCGGCGGCGACGCCACGCGCCCATGCGTTCGGCGAGACCCTGCTCGAGCGTTACGGCGTCGTCACGCGCGGCTCGGTCGTCGCCGAGGGAGTGCTCGGCGGGTTCGCCCTGGCCTACCGCACACTGTCGGGTTTCGAAGAGACGGGGCGGGTGCGCCGCGGGTACTTCATCGACGGGCAGGGCGGTGCGCAGTTCGCCACGAGTCCCGCAGTCGACCGCTTGCGTGCCGCCCCGAAGGGCGAGGCGTTCGCACTCGCGGCCACCGACCCGGCGAACCCGTTCGGCGCCGCGCTCGACTGGCCCGAGCCGGTCGGCGAGGGCGCACATCGGCCGGCACGCAAATCGGGTGCCTTCGTGGCGATGGTCGATGGCGAGGCGGTGCTCTACCTCGAGCGCGGCGGGCGCACTGCGCTCGTCTTCAGCGACGACGACGAGGTCCTCGCGGCCGGCGCCGCTGCGCTCGCGGCGGTGCTGACGCGGGGGAGAACCGAGAAGCTGCGCGTCGAGACCGTGAACGGTGCGGCGGTGTTCGGGTCGGTGCTCGATCGCCCGCTCCGCGCGGCCGGATTCCGCGAGACGCCCAGGGGACTCCGCTTCGATGCCCGAGGGTGA
- a CDS encoding DUF1844 domain-containing protein, with protein sequence MPAHDTHEAVDEATRDIAEVPAVEIITTAAVHLMSAAAVKVGLADDPDGQIDLDEARKLINALAGLITAGAPEISDMHARSLRDGLRSLQLAFREASSIPDAIGQGPGEKWTGPVT encoded by the coding sequence ATGCCCGCCCACGACACTCACGAGGCCGTCGACGAGGCGACCAGGGACATCGCCGAGGTCCCCGCGGTCGAGATCATCACCACTGCCGCCGTGCATCTCATGAGCGCCGCCGCCGTGAAGGTCGGGCTCGCCGACGACCCCGACGGGCAGATCGACCTCGACGAGGCGCGCAAGCTCATCAACGCCCTCGCCGGGCTCATCACCGCCGGCGCGCCCGAGATCAGCGACATGCACGCACGCTCGCTGCGCGACGGGCTCCGCTCGCTGCAGCTGGCGTTCCGGGAGGCCTCGTCCATTCCCGATGCCATCGGCCAGGGTCCAGGCGAGAAGTGGACCGGACCGGTCACCTGA
- a CDS encoding DNA-formamidopyrimidine glycosylase family protein, giving the protein MPEGDTVFQAARRLDEALAGRVVTRSDFRVPSIATVDLAGETVHSVGSRGKHLLMRIGDQVVHSHLKMEGEWHVHRPGERWRRPGFQARVVIEVPDAAAVGFDLGVLEIFPATEEHDRMAYLGPDLLGDDWNPAEAVRRLAAHPEAPVAVALGEQRNLAGLGNVYVNELCFLRGIRPTRPVGDVELVPLVDLASRVIRANRDRFSRTTTGDMRRGRQLWVYSRGGEPCRRCGTPIEHGRLGRNDLELRDTWWCPNCQR; this is encoded by the coding sequence ATGCCCGAGGGTGACACCGTCTTCCAGGCGGCGCGGCGCCTCGACGAGGCGCTCGCGGGTCGAGTCGTCACCCGTTCGGACTTCCGGGTGCCCTCGATCGCCACCGTCGACCTCGCCGGCGAGACCGTGCACTCGGTCGGCAGTCGCGGCAAGCACCTCCTGATGCGCATCGGCGACCAGGTCGTGCACTCGCATCTCAAGATGGAGGGCGAATGGCACGTCCACCGGCCCGGCGAGCGCTGGCGGCGTCCCGGATTCCAGGCGCGGGTCGTCATCGAGGTGCCGGATGCCGCCGCCGTCGGCTTCGACCTCGGCGTGCTCGAGATCTTCCCCGCCACTGAAGAGCACGACCGAATGGCCTACCTCGGCCCAGACCTGCTCGGCGACGACTGGAACCCGGCCGAGGCCGTGCGCCGTCTCGCGGCGCATCCCGAGGCGCCCGTCGCCGTGGCGCTCGGCGAGCAGCGCAACCTCGCGGGCCTCGGCAACGTCTACGTCAACGAACTGTGCTTCCTCCGAGGCATCCGACCCACGCGGCCGGTCGGCGACGTGGAGCTCGTGCCGCTCGTCGACCTGGCGAGCCGGGTCATCCGTGCGAACCGAGACCGCTTCTCTCGCACGACGACCGGCGACATGCGTCGAGGCCGGCAGCTCTGGGTCTACTCGCGTGGCGGTGAGCCGTGCCGGCGTTGCGGCACGCCGATCGAGCACGGTCGCCTCGGACGGAACGACCTCGAGCTCAGGGACACGTGGTGGTGCCCGAACTGCCAGCGGTAG
- a CDS encoding dihydrolipoyl dehydrogenase family protein has product MGVESADVYDVAVIGAGPAGTAAALRAAELGARVVVLEADRTGGTCVNSGCVPTRVLAKTARLMREVRTADEYGITVSRQRIDWPSTVARVRATVDRVRSIKREAERFAEAGIDLLLEGRARFSGEHTLVLESGRHVEAATVIICVGGHSRRLPVPGAELATVPDEVLDLPHLPERVAVIGAGNTGAQLATVFDSFGSEVTLLDVAPRVLMASDPSISQAVAAAFAEDGIGVHVGIDGVDSLRSVDHGIELGWRANGASVARSFDAVVMATGWPAATDDLGLETTGVRVERSSIVVDQYFRTSVSHIFAVGDANGHDMLVQAAHFEGEAAAENAVLGANRRTPHHLLPAGGFTDPDYAGVGLAEPEARARDPHCVVGRVDYSELERAVIDDRERGFLLLIADRRRELILGAHAVGENAVEVIQSVTTAMAAGVDVATLASVKFAYPTYSALIGLAARKLLAA; this is encoded by the coding sequence ATGGGTGTGGAGAGCGCCGACGTGTACGACGTCGCCGTGATCGGGGCAGGACCGGCGGGAACCGCGGCAGCGTTGCGGGCGGCCGAGCTGGGCGCACGGGTCGTCGTCCTCGAGGCCGACCGCACGGGCGGGACCTGCGTCAACTCCGGGTGCGTCCCGACGCGCGTGCTCGCGAAGACCGCCCGCCTGATGCGGGAGGTCCGCACGGCCGACGAGTACGGCATCACGGTCAGCCGGCAGCGCATCGACTGGCCGTCGACCGTCGCGCGGGTCCGAGCCACCGTCGACCGGGTCCGATCCATCAAGCGCGAGGCTGAGCGATTCGCCGAGGCCGGCATCGATCTCCTGCTCGAGGGCCGGGCCCGGTTCTCCGGTGAGCACACCCTCGTGCTCGAGAGCGGCCGTCACGTCGAAGCGGCGACGGTCATCATCTGCGTCGGCGGGCATTCGCGGCGCCTTCCCGTCCCCGGCGCCGAACTCGCCACCGTCCCCGACGAGGTGCTCGACCTGCCGCACCTGCCCGAGCGGGTCGCGGTGATCGGCGCAGGCAACACCGGCGCGCAGCTGGCGACGGTCTTCGATTCCTTCGGGTCGGAGGTGACGTTGCTGGATGTCGCGCCGCGGGTGCTCATGGCGTCCGATCCGTCCATCTCCCAGGCCGTCGCCGCGGCATTCGCGGAGGACGGCATCGGGGTGCACGTCGGCATCGACGGCGTCGACTCGCTCCGGTCGGTCGATCACGGCATCGAGCTCGGCTGGCGCGCGAACGGGGCATCCGTCGCCCGCTCCTTCGACGCCGTGGTGATGGCCACCGGGTGGCCGGCCGCGACCGACGACCTCGGACTCGAGACCACCGGCGTGCGGGTCGAGCGGTCGTCGATCGTCGTCGACCAGTACTTCCGTACCTCGGTCTCCCACATCTTCGCGGTCGGTGACGCGAACGGCCACGACATGCTGGTGCAGGCCGCGCACTTCGAGGGCGAGGCCGCGGCCGAGAATGCAGTGCTCGGTGCCAACCGCCGGACGCCCCACCACCTCCTTCCGGCCGGCGGGTTCACCGACCCCGATTACGCGGGGGTCGGCTTGGCTGAACCCGAGGCCCGCGCCCGGGACCCGCACTGCGTCGTCGGTCGCGTCGACTACTCCGAGCTCGAGCGCGCCGTCATCGACGATCGCGAACGCGGCTTCCTGCTCCTCATCGCCGATCGACGGCGGGAGCTCATCCTCGGGGCGCACGCGGTCGGCGAGAACGCCGTGGAGGTCATCCAGTCGGTGACCACCGCGATGGCGGCCGGTGTGGATGTCGCGACCCTCGCCAGCGTCAAGTTCGCGTACCCGACCTACAGCGCCCTGATCGGCCTCGCGGCGCGGAAGCTCCTCGCCGCGTAG
- the rplT gene encoding 50S ribosomal protein L20, with protein MARVKRAVNAHKKRRVILERAEGYRGQRSRLYRKAKEQVTHSLVYSYRDRRQKKGDFRRLWIQRINAASRANGLTYNRLIQGLGLAGIEVDRRILAELAVHEPATFAALVESAKQALPADTSAPKTA; from the coding sequence ATGGCAAGAGTGAAGAGGGCGGTCAACGCCCACAAGAAGCGCCGGGTCATTCTCGAGCGCGCCGAAGGTTACCGCGGACAGCGGTCGCGCCTGTACCGCAAGGCGAAGGAGCAGGTCACCCACTCCCTCGTCTACTCGTACCGTGACCGTCGCCAGAAGAAGGGCGACTTCCGTCGCCTCTGGATCCAGCGAATCAACGCTGCGTCGCGTGCCAACGGCCTCACGTACAACCGCCTGATCCAGGGCCTCGGCCTTGCCGGCATCGAGGTCGACCGTCGCATCCTCGCCGAGCTCGCGGTTCACGAGCCGGCGACGTTCGCGGCGCTCGTCGAGTCCGCCAAGCAGGCGCTCCCGGCCGACACGTCGGCCCCGAAGACCGCGTAA
- the rpmI gene encoding 50S ribosomal protein L35 has protein sequence MPKQKTHSGSKKRFKITGSGKIKKQQAGMRHNLEVKASKRKARLNQDKVVSAPDAKVIKKLLGR, from the coding sequence ATGCCGAAGCAGAAGACCCACTCCGGGTCCAAGAAGCGCTTCAAGATCACCGGCAGCGGCAAGATCAAGAAGCAGCAGGCCGGTATGCGCCACAACCTCGAGGTCAAGGCCTCGAAGCGCAAGGCCCGACTGAACCAGGACAAGGTCGTGTCGGCTCCCGACGCCAAGGTCATCAAGAAGCTTCTCGGCCGCTGA
- the infC gene encoding translation initiation factor IF-3 translates to MSDPRTNDRIRVPEVRLVGPGGEQVGVVKIEVALRLAQEADLDLVEVAPNSKPPVAKIMDYGKYKYEAAQKAKEARRNQANTILKEVRFRLKIDKHDYETKMKRAIGFLKAGDKVKAMILFRGREQSRPEMGVRLLQRFAEDVVEFGTVEHNPTIDGRNMVMVIAPHKNKSEAKAEANAQRAAAKARPAADAAAEPETQTAEATEA, encoded by the coding sequence ATCAGCGATCCCCGTACAAACGACCGTATCCGCGTTCCCGAGGTCCGCCTCGTGGGCCCTGGCGGAGAGCAGGTCGGCGTCGTGAAGATCGAGGTGGCCCTGCGGCTCGCGCAGGAGGCCGATCTCGATCTCGTCGAGGTCGCACCCAACTCCAAGCCGCCGGTCGCCAAGATCATGGACTACGGCAAGTACAAGTACGAGGCTGCGCAGAAGGCGAAAGAGGCCCGGCGCAACCAGGCGAACACGATCCTCAAAGAGGTTCGGTTCCGTCTCAAGATCGACAAGCACGACTACGAGACCAAGATGAAGCGCGCCATCGGCTTCCTGAAGGCCGGCGACAAGGTCAAGGCGATGATCCTGTTCCGCGGGCGCGAGCAGTCGCGCCCCGAGATGGGCGTGCGCCTCCTGCAGCGCTTCGCGGAAGACGTGGTGGAGTTCGGCACCGTCGAGCACAACCCCACCATCGACGGCCGCAACATGGTCATGGTCATCGCGCCCCACAAGAACAAGTCCGAGGCCAAGGCCGAGGCGAATGCACAGCGTGCTGCGGCGAAGGCCCGGCCGGCGGCAGATGCCGCGGCCGAGCCCGAGACGCAGACGGCCGAAGCCACCGAGGCATAG
- a CDS encoding amino acid ABC transporter ATP-binding protein, which translates to MEPTQQAPATSNISVRRGEPLVVVDHVEKHFGELHVLNDINTVVNRGEVVVVIGPSGSGKSTLCRAINRLETIDSGSITIDGQKLPDEGAELAKLRADVGMVFQSFNLFAHKTVLENVTLAPIRVKKMSRKAADARAMEILERVGVANQANKMPAQLSGGQQQRVAIARSLAMNPKLILMDEPTSALDPEMINEVLDVMIGLAKDGMTMIVVTHEMGFARKAADRVLFMADGKIVEEATPAEFFDNPQSDRAKDFLSKILEH; encoded by the coding sequence ATGGAGCCAACCCAGCAGGCGCCCGCGACGTCGAACATCTCGGTGCGTCGCGGCGAACCCCTCGTGGTCGTCGACCACGTCGAGAAGCACTTCGGCGAACTGCACGTGCTGAACGACATCAACACCGTCGTCAATCGCGGCGAAGTGGTCGTCGTCATCGGTCCGAGCGGCTCGGGCAAGTCGACGCTCTGCCGGGCCATCAACCGGCTCGAGACCATCGACTCCGGTTCGATCACGATCGATGGCCAGAAGCTCCCCGATGAAGGTGCCGAGCTCGCGAAGCTCCGAGCCGACGTCGGCATGGTCTTCCAGTCGTTCAACCTCTTCGCCCACAAGACGGTGCTCGAGAACGTCACCCTCGCACCCATCAGGGTGAAGAAGATGTCGCGCAAGGCCGCCGATGCGAGGGCGATGGAGATCCTCGAACGCGTCGGTGTCGCGAACCAGGCGAACAAGATGCCGGCGCAACTCTCGGGCGGCCAGCAGCAGCGCGTCGCGATCGCGCGTTCGCTCGCGATGAACCCGAAGCTCATCCTCATGGACGAGCCGACGAGCGCGCTCGACCCCGAGATGATCAACGAGGTGCTCGACGTCATGATCGGCCTCGCGAAAGACGGCATGACGATGATCGTCGTCACCCACGAGATGGGCTTCGCGCGCAAGGCGGCCGACCGCGTGCTGTTCATGGCCGACGGCAAGATCGTCGAAGAGGCGACCCCGGCGGAGTTCTTCGACAACCCGCAGTCCGACCGCGCGAAGGACTTCCTCTCAAAGATCCTCGAGCACTAG
- a CDS encoding TrmH family RNA methyltransferase: MLENPRSPRVRAVAKLAKKAARAESGLFLLEGPQAVAEALRFRPDLVVELYGTPSAFDRHPDIAEAADQADVDVEFVTEEVLDSMADTVTPQGFVAVCNQFPTALKDIFAARPRLVAILEEVRDPGNAGTIVRAADAAGADAVIFSGRTVDLYNPKVVRSSTGSIFHLPVAVGAGLDNVLERARAAGLTVLGADVKGEDLLAARNDGVLAQPTAWLFGNEAHGLDDEQLALTDRVVTVPIYGHAESMNLATAASVCLYESAFAQRSTDHE; the protein is encoded by the coding sequence ATGCTCGAGAACCCCAGGTCCCCGCGCGTGCGCGCCGTCGCCAAGCTCGCGAAGAAGGCGGCACGTGCCGAGAGCGGCCTCTTCCTGCTCGAGGGCCCGCAGGCCGTCGCCGAGGCGCTGCGGTTCCGTCCCGATCTCGTCGTCGAGCTGTATGGGACCCCGAGCGCGTTCGACCGCCACCCCGATATCGCCGAGGCGGCCGACCAGGCCGATGTCGATGTGGAGTTCGTCACCGAAGAGGTGCTCGACTCGATGGCCGACACCGTCACCCCCCAGGGCTTCGTCGCGGTCTGCAACCAGTTCCCGACCGCGCTGAAGGACATCTTCGCCGCCCGACCCCGCCTGGTCGCGATCCTCGAAGAGGTGCGCGACCCCGGCAACGCCGGCACCATCGTCAGGGCAGCGGATGCCGCGGGCGCCGACGCCGTCATCTTCTCGGGCCGCACCGTCGACCTCTACAACCCCAAGGTCGTCCGGTCGTCGACGGGCTCGATCTTCCACCTCCCGGTCGCGGTCGGCGCAGGCCTCGACAACGTGCTGGAGCGCGCCCGCGCGGCCGGCCTGACCGTGCTCGGTGCCGACGTCAAGGGCGAAGATCTCCTCGCCGCCCGCAACGACGGCGTGCTCGCGCAGCCGACGGCGTGGCTCTTCGGCAACGAGGCCCACGGACTCGACGACGAGCAGCTCGCGCTCACCGATCGGGTCGTCACCGTGCCCATCTACGGGCATGCGGAGTCGATGAACCTCGCCACTGCGGCATCCGTCTGCCTGTATGAGAGCGCCTTCGCGCAGCGCAGCACGGATCACGAATAG